In the Dyella humicola genome, CCGCTCACCGGCCTGGCCGAGCACAACACGCCGCCTGCCCTGCTCCTTCTTCGGCTGGCCGAACAACCAGATCAGCGCGAGCACGATCAGGCCGACGATAAGCAACGGAATGCCGACGGCGGGATTCCAGGCGAACGCAAGCACGGGTTGTACGGTCATGATCAAACTCCTCAAGCAGCGCCCGCAAGTTTAGCCGCTTCGGCGAGATCCACCTGCACCAGGCGCGACACGCCTGCTTCGCGCATGGTCACGCCGCACAGCTGCGTGGCCGCCTCCATGGTGGCCTTGTTATGGCTGACAAAGATGAACTGCACCTTTTCGCTCATCTCCTTCACCATGCTGGAGAAGCGGCCGACGTTGGCCTCGTCGAGCGGCGCGTCCACCTCGTCGAGCAGGCAGAACGGCGCCGGGTTCAGGCCGAAGATGGCGAACACCAGCGATACCGCGGTCAAGGCTTTTTCGCCGCCGGACAGCAAGGTGATATTGGACACGCGCTTGCCCGGTGGGCGCGCCATGATCGCCACGCCGGTATCGAGCAGGTCGTCGCCGGTCAGTTCGAGATAGGCGTGGCCGCCGCCGAACAGGCGCGGGAACAATTCCTGCACACCGGCATTCACGCGGTCGAAGGTTTCCTTGAAGCGCTGGCGCGTTTCGCGATCGATCTTCTTGATCGCCGCTTCCAGCGTCTCCATGGCGCTCACCAGGTCGGCGAGCTGGTTGTCGAGATAGGTCTTGCGCTCGCTCTGCTCGGCATGTTCCTGGATCGCGGCGAGATTCACCGGTTCCAGGCGCACGATCTTCTGGCCGATCTCGACCAGTTGCGTGCGCCACTGGCTGGCGTCAGCATCTTCCGCCAGCTCAGCCAGCAAGGGCTCGAGCTCCAGGCCGGAGGCCGTGATCGCTTCGGCCAATTGCTCGGCGCGCAACTGCAGTGCCTGTGCGGCAAGGCGCTTCTGCGAGAGTTTCTCGCGCAGTCCGTTGAGGCCATGTTCGATGCGCTGACGCTCCTGCTCCAGCCGGCGGAACTCGGCGTCGCAATCTTCCAGCGCACGGCGCGCCTCGACCAGCTGCTTGTCGACCAACAGGCGCTGATCCAGATAGGTCTGGCGCTCGGCTTCCAGCTCGGCGATGGGGTCGGAACCGGCGGCGAGCTGTTCGGCGATTTCGCTACGGCGCGCCTCGATCTGGCGCAGCTGCGTATCCATGCGCGACAGCGCCTGTTCCAGCGAGGCCAGCGACGAACGCTTCGACTCCAGCGCCAGCGCCAGCGCATGCGACTGGTCGGCCGCCTCGCGCGCGTTCATGCGCGCTTCCTCGCGCGACTCGAGCAGGGCGCGGCGTTCGTTTTCCAGCTCGCGGCGCTGGTCTTCCAGGTCGCCCATGTGGCCGACCGATTCGTCCAGGCGCGCACGCGCGTCGCGGGTCTGCGCCTGCAGCTCGTCCAGCTGGCTGATCAGGTCCGACAGTTCGCCGGCCACTTTCTCGGCGCGGGCACGCGCGGTTTCCATCTTGCCGCGATGGCTTTGCAGTTGGCCGGCCAGTTCGGACTGGCGGCGGTGCGCGTTGTACAGCTCGCGCTGCGCATCGTCACGGGAGCGCTCGGCTTCGAACTTGCGCGTGCGCAGGTCATCGAGCGTGTTGGTGGCCTCTTCGATGCGCTCTTCCAGCGCCATGATCTGCTCGGCCAGCGTACGCATCTCACGCTCGCGCGCCAGCACGCCGACCTGGTTGCCCTGCGCTCGGCGTACGCGCGCCCAGCCAGGGCCTAGCCATTCGCCGTTGCGCGTCATCACCGACTGGTACGGCGCCAAGGCGGAAAGCTGGGCCACGCGCTCATGCGCGTGTTCGATCGAGTCGGCGGTCAGCACGTGACTGAGGATGGACACGGCAGCCGCCGGGCCACGCACATGCGCCGCCAGCGTGCCTGCGGTATTGGCGCCGCCTTCGACCGCATTGACCAGGGCGACGTCGGCGTTTTCCAGCGAACCAAACTCGGACGCCAGCGTGTGCGACTCGTCCACCAGCACGCTGTCGAGGAATCCGGCCAAGGCGGTTTCGACGGCGGTTTCCCAGCCCGCCTCGACCTGCAGCGATTCACCTAGTCGACGCGACTTGTCGAGTCCGAGGCGTGCCAACCAACCGCTGGCGGCACTTTCCTCCTGGCCCAGGGCGGCGTGCTGCAAGGCTTCCAGCGACGACTGACGTCCGCGAGCGGATTGCAGCTGCTGGCGCGCCTCGTTGAGCGCGGACTGTACCTGGCGCTCTTCGTCCAGCACCTTCTCGTAGCCGGTCTTGTGCTGGTCGAGCAGGCTGCCCAACGACTCCACCCGCTCGTGTTGCGTTTCGTGCTCGAGCTGCAGCTGCTCGGCGGCAGCATCCAGCGCCGCCACATCGGTGGCTTTCTGCTCGGCTTCCAGCGCCTCGCGCCGACGCGACAGGTCGACCGCCTGGCGGTCGAGGTAGTTGAGCTTGGTGCGCTCCACCTCAGCGGCGCGGCTGGACTCACCCGCGGTACGCGTATGCGAGTCCCAGCGCTGCTGCCAGTCGGCCAACTTGGTTTCGGTGTCGCGCAGCGAGTCAGCGGTGTCGTCCTGCATCTGCTGCAGGGCTTCCAATCGCGGCTCACCCTCGGCCAGCGCCATGCGCAGCGTTTCCACCTGAGTGCGATCATTGGCGATGTGCTCGGCCAGTTCGGCGTATTCGCGCTCCGTCTCGCCCTGCGAACGCAACAGGCGATCGGCCGTCTCGCGGTTGTAGCGCACCTGCTGTTCGACGCGGGCGATCTCGGCGCCGACCTTGTACACCTCGGCCTGCACCGCATTCAGGTGTTCGGAAGCGCCGCTGTGGCGCTCGCGCACGCTTTCCAACTGGGCTTCGACATGGCGCTGGCCAGCCAGCTGGCGCTCGATCTCGATCTCCGCGGCAGACAGGCCCGCGCCTTCGCCATCGTGCTGGCCCTTGAGCCCCCGATATTCGAGTGCACGCAGTTCGGCTTCCTTGCGCGTCTGCTCGTCCTTCAGGGCTTTCCAGCGCTCGGCGGCGCGGGCCTGACGATTGAGGTGTTCGAGCTGCTTGTCCACCTCGTCGCGCACGTCGCGCACGCGGTCGAGGTTCTCGCGCGTGGCCTTGATGCGGCTCTCGGTTTCCTTGCGGCGCTCCTTGTACTTGGAGATGCCGGCCGCCTCTTCCAGATGCGTGCGCAGCTCGTCGGGCGCCGCCTCGACGATCTGGCTGATCATGCCCTGCTCGATGATCGAATAGCTGCGCGGACCCAGGCCGGTACCGAGGAACAAATCCGTGATGTCACGGCGACGGCAGCGCGCGCCATTGAGGAAGTACGCCGACTGACCGTCGCGGGTGACCTGGCGCTTCACCGAGATCTCGGCGTACTGGCCGTACTCGCCCTGGATGGTGCCGTCGGCGTTGTCGAAGATCAGCTCGACCGTCGCCTGACCCACGGGCTTGCGCGCGTTGGAGCCGGAGAAGATCACGTCGGTGAGCGAGTCGCCACGCAGGCGGCTGGCGGCACTTTCGCCCATCACCCAGCGGATGGCATCGATGATGTTGGACTTACCGCAGCCATTAGGCCCCACCACGCCGGTCATATTGGTTGGCAGGTGCAGCGTGGTCGGGTCCACAAAGGACTTGAAACCGGCGAGTTTGATCGTGGTCAGGCGCATTCGGGCATCAACGCTGGGTGAGATGCCCGAGGCTTCCGGGCGATGGGGCACTGTGCCAAACGCAGGCCGTAGTCGCAATGCGTTTCGGCGGGATGTTTCACTTTAGCATTGATGGCTATATCAATGTTATATAACGATTTACCGCCGACCGCTCAACTCGTCATTCCGGCGAAAGTCAGAATCCAGTGACTTTCGCGGGCATCGGGCGCCCAAGGCGCTGGATCCCAGCTTGCGCTGGGATGACGGCCAGGTGGGGTTGGGGTTATTCCCCGGGTGCCTTGGCGTCGATGGATAGCGCGTGGATACCGTTATCCATCAGCCCTTCCAGCGCCGCATAAACCAGGCGATGGCGCTTGATCGACAGCTGCCCGGCAAACGCCGCGCTGA is a window encoding:
- the smc gene encoding chromosome segregation protein SMC, giving the protein MRLTTIKLAGFKSFVDPTTLHLPTNMTGVVGPNGCGKSNIIDAIRWVMGESAASRLRGDSLTDVIFSGSNARKPVGQATVELIFDNADGTIQGEYGQYAEISVKRQVTRDGQSAYFLNGARCRRRDITDLFLGTGLGPRSYSIIEQGMISQIVEAAPDELRTHLEEAAGISKYKERRKETESRIKATRENLDRVRDVRDEVDKQLEHLNRQARAAERWKALKDEQTRKEAELRALEYRGLKGQHDGEGAGLSAAEIEIERQLAGQRHVEAQLESVRERHSGASEHLNAVQAEVYKVGAEIARVEQQVRYNRETADRLLRSQGETEREYAELAEHIANDRTQVETLRMALAEGEPRLEALQQMQDDTADSLRDTETKLADWQQRWDSHTRTAGESSRAAEVERTKLNYLDRQAVDLSRRREALEAEQKATDVAALDAAAEQLQLEHETQHERVESLGSLLDQHKTGYEKVLDEERQVQSALNEARQQLQSARGRQSSLEALQHAALGQEESAASGWLARLGLDKSRRLGESLQVEAGWETAVETALAGFLDSVLVDESHTLASEFGSLENADVALVNAVEGGANTAGTLAAHVRGPAAAVSILSHVLTADSIEHAHERVAQLSALAPYQSVMTRNGEWLGPGWARVRRAQGNQVGVLAREREMRTLAEQIMALEERIEEATNTLDDLRTRKFEAERSRDDAQRELYNAHRRQSELAGQLQSHRGKMETARARAEKVAGELSDLISQLDELQAQTRDARARLDESVGHMGDLEDQRRELENERRALLESREEARMNAREAADQSHALALALESKRSSLASLEQALSRMDTQLRQIEARRSEIAEQLAAGSDPIAELEAERQTYLDQRLLVDKQLVEARRALEDCDAEFRRLEQERQRIEHGLNGLREKLSQKRLAAQALQLRAEQLAEAITASGLELEPLLAELAEDADASQWRTQLVEIGQKIVRLEPVNLAAIQEHAEQSERKTYLDNQLADLVSAMETLEAAIKKIDRETRQRFKETFDRVNAGVQELFPRLFGGGHAYLELTGDDLLDTGVAIMARPPGKRVSNITLLSGGEKALTAVSLVFAIFGLNPAPFCLLDEVDAPLDEANVGRFSSMVKEMSEKVQFIFVSHNKATMEAATQLCGVTMREAGVSRLVQVDLAEAAKLAGAA